The Lathyrus oleraceus cultivar Zhongwan6 chromosome 5, CAAS_Psat_ZW6_1.0, whole genome shotgun sequence genome includes the window TAATTATCATCAAATCCTTTAAAGATAAaaaaaagaaagtggtctagagtcttctactccctttcccgactgttaggatacgagttgtcttactcgactatccgaaTGATCGTCATCTAACTAGagaacatctcaaccaatcaaaacatccaacatattaatccaacttgcCACCTCTGTGTGACCTAAAATCCTTTCaaaaagaacaccatttaatcctttctaacgcgcataacaaaccaatgcttaagcctccgccgagagtagacaagccaacgtttagccttagcatgcgatctaaacagttgttcattaaaaaacaccaaccaaccatagtttccgaactacgaatgctctgatttccttattatgccataaggatacgtaggcaggagattgttgtatcttcgcgagcacactaataaaaaaacctcccctttccctttctgaggttctcatccatttcagtttctaatattttataacccaaagataacaaacaaacataaattaacacttgaaacgcaaattagaactaaagggttcccgttgagtacaacggacgtaaggggtgctaataccttccctttacgtaatccactcccgaacccgaatatggtttcgacgaccattattccatctttcaaaggttttatcgatattttcctatccctttattgggataaataaagttcggtggcgactctgttcgaacataaatttttctgcgaccatcgcgaggaatcgtatttttcgagatgcgacagatggcgactctgctggggactaggtccaagcaaaagagagtgaatcctaatttagttcagtttgtgtattgtgtgttaatcttgtttgtttgtctgtTATTTTTATTCTGCTCTTATTATTTTgtcataattattatattgtgaTCTATTGAGTATGTCTTATTTGGGGTTCTCTggttggtgatactttgtgagataggctctccacctgagtctgagaaaaaccataagattaagttggtggttgcgtagtgggcgcccacaaggagtcttccttgttgggaagatacgaagaccctgcctagaggagattctcttgaaatattattgcccgacgagttttcgtaatgacgatagtattctcaagttggatcaatgactctagggaccttttaacccattatatccggaggttatgtagtatttacctAAAAAGTCTCAGACTtattgggttaatacgaaagccccaatcagatgagatctCTTGGGCGTATTACTACATTACAGTAGTACtcccaacctcgatctatgactctgagaaccttattagaaccttggactcgagatCTGTGTAGGATGGACCCACTAGGAGTTTTCCTCTTTGGGACCATACGAATGCCTCACCCAAATGAGACTCAGTTTGGGGATGATATTTGCAGATGAGTTTTCGTCATGACAATAACTTTCCTAAATAGTGATTGATGACGTTGGGAACCCCTTACCTTTAGCATCCTCCCAAAAGGGTTTTGTTTAGTGACCAATGATACTCTCTCAAGACCTGTATATTTACCTACATGTGGCACGCATAACGTCATTCATAACATaacattcatattattttatttccaaggaatctgagtatcatgagttgcaggaattcaggaaacatggaatcaagcaaaagaaacatttacTCTTTCAAGTTCAAGGATCCCGATCTAAAGAGCTTACGTGACTTGGTCTCTCAGATGCACCCAGTATACATAATCAACTTTGGAAAGAATTATGGCAATCTGCTCAGCATCCTCAATCAACAAGTGGACCATACAACTTTAATCACTTTGGCCCAATTCTATGACTTACCCttaagatgcttcacattccaagacttcTAGCTAGCACCAACGTTGGAAGAATTCGAGCGTCTTGTTAGGATTCCTATGAAGAACAAGCCACTATTTGAAGGGATAGATGAATCTTTACCCCTCGAGATCATTGCTAGCGCGCTTCACATGGATGAAAAGGAAGCAAAGGCTAACCTAGAGACCAAAGGGAATACCAAAGGGTTTTCGCTAAATTTTCTCTTGGAAAGAGCTCATACCCTATTGAAAGCAGAAAGTTGGGATGCTTGTTACTCTGCTATTGCGTTGGCCATTTATGGCGTCATCATGTTCTCGAATATGGATGGTTTCGTAGACATGGCTGCCATTTTCGTTTTCCTTACTGGGAACCCAGTACCTACTTTGTTAGTCGATGTCTACTATTACATAAGTCATATGTATACTAAGAAAAAgggattgattgcttgttgtgctcctttattATATCAGTGGTTTCTAGAACATCTTCCGAAGACAGGTGCTTGGGTTGAACAGACAGATGTTAGTTGGCCTCAGAGATTGGGATCACTCCGATCTGAGGATCTCTCTTGGTATTCCAAAGAATACATCAACATGGACATCATATTCAGTTGTGGAGATTTCCCAAATCTACCTCTTATTGGAACTCAAGGATATGTAAATGCTAATCCAGTTCTATCACTCAGGCAACTTGGCTACCTGATGGAAGGCCCTCCAGAGGAAAAGtctttggaagctttcttgttACTTGACTTTGGAGTTGAGAATCCTAGCTTATTCCAACGAATCAAAGAAGCTTGGAAGAATGTTAATCGAAAAGGGAAAGCTGATTTGGGGAGAGAaaatgggattacaaaagaaccatattttcagTGGGTAAAGGAAAGGGTAGAGATGATCAAAATTCCATTCGTCATTCGAGCACCTGTACCTCTTCctgaacctaagctcacccatgtcCCTATTGAAGAAGTGGAGGAACTCAAGACCACCATGGCAAAGTTAGAAAGAGAGAATGAAGAGTTGCAGATAAAACTCCAACAAACCGTCAATGAGAACAACAATATGAAGTGGGAGCTTGAGAGAAAAGAGGCACAGCTTCAAGCACATGTGGAAAAGTTCAACAAAGAGGAGCATAAGATAAAAAAGATCAAAGTGGGATTAGAACAAGCTGGTCATTGTTTAGATACTCTTAAGGGTTAATTACGATAAGCTCAAaaagaatgtcaagacaatgagCGTTGGTGGCGTCTAGCCACGAAGGAAAACAAGACGATAAGGgatacacttggggctcagataaaAGAACTCACCAATTTTGTTCGTCATGCAAAGGCTGAAGTAGATCAGGAGCGCCGACTCAAGAATATAGCCACTGAAGCTTCTAAAGTTTCACCCATGGTATGGGAAGAAAAGTGTCGAGAAGTAAGAGATGCAAGGGAGTCTGTCAACTATTGGAAGAACCATCTAGAGTCATTACGCCAAGACAACTCCATATGGTTGAAAGAGAGAGATtatgtgattgaagattatgaatcctttaagaagaccatagaCTTCTTACAAGGAGATAGAGACAAGTTTCGTGCAAAGCTCGATGGGCTAGTAGGGTTCTGTAATTGGGCGGCTAAAGAATTACCATGGAAGTTGAGAGACACAGTCGAAGAGTTGAAAGAAGATAGCACTCCTCCATCCATAATCAGTTTCATTCTGCTATGTAGAGGGTTGCTGAAGAGATTCAAGGAGGAATTAGAAGAGCTTCAAGCCAGAAAGCCAGTTGTTTAATTTTCCTATGTCTTATATTTTGTTCCTTTAAACAAATGTATTTTGACCTATGGCCTTGTTGGACCCCTATGTTATGTACTTGAATGAATGATGTTTAAAATTACTCCATTACTGCTATTCTAAGTATTTCTTGTTTCTTCGAATTACTAACGACTAATGAAACTCCAAtgattccctgaaaataaaatacgcataacattcgcatcttcattatgcatcacgcttcataaaaattcaaaaaaacttacccaacctttttaccctttatccagccacactgactaatcaacaccgatATGAGACGCGAAGCAAATACAAGATGACATTAGAGCAAGTTGAGGCCAACCAGGTTACCATGAGGACAAACATCAATACGATCCAGGAGAAGATGGATCAATTGTTGGAGACAATGCTCGCAATCGCTCAAAGAGAGAGGATTGAGGAGGAAGAAGCTAGGGAAAAAAGGAATGATAGCACACCAGGTCGGAACCCCCAAGACGAGGGTTACGTCCCCACCAAGAAGATATTGGTTCAAATATCGGtaggaggcaaaggagatggGGATCGTGCAGAACCTTCTGACACGTCCACTCATCATGGATCCGAGATTGGAGATGACCAGTACGATGCATTCTATACGCCTGATCAACCGAAGCCTAAGATACTTCCAGATCCTGCTGCAGATAGGCTCCATGCCTTGGAAAAGAAGATCAAAGCCATAGAATGAAACAATATCTTCAGCgcttctgccatgaacatgcgtttggtatCAAATTTAGTCATCCCAGCTAAATTTAAAACTCCTGATTTCAAGAAATACAAAGGACAGACTTGTCCAAGAAGTCACCTGGTAATGTACTTCAGGAAAATGGCTGCTCATACCGAGAACGACAAATTACTTGtacactgtttccaagacagtctgagtggaacatctctgagatggtacatgagcttagagcAGGGGCGGATTCAAAGCTGAGAGGACTTGGCTGACGCATTTCTTCGTCAGTACAAGTATAACTTAGACATGGCACCCGAACGAATGCAGTTGCAAGGGATGGCTATGAGGGAGAGTGAgtcatttaaagaatacgcccaacggtggagagagttggctgctcaggtagagccaccattgtctgaAAAGGAAATGACCGGAATATTTGTAGACACCTtgaaggacccattctttgatAGATTGGTGAATAATGCAGCATCTGACTTCGCACATCTAGTCACAATTGGAGATCTCATAGAGAAGGGGTTAAGGGATGGAAAGATTCCAGGAGCTATAGCATCCCCTAGTGCACCGAAGAAGTATCCTGGAGGCTTCCCgaagaaaagagaaggtgaaaTAAACGCCATATCCAGAAACTATAAAGGGAAGCAACCGGCTTCATATGGTCAAGTCTCCGCCGTGGTCCCTGATCGCGACTTTGTGAGTCTATcgggtattaactgcaagtgcacagtctaatcgcgtagttttaaaagatatcgatcccacagggacttaatgaatcgatataccgtttttctagggttactgtgtaaagctaaggcggatgatactttgatgattagggggaaaaataaaactaaaattggatctagattaaatatcaaataacacggatatcggtatgtagttcgtcgtaattatGGAATCAAATCTCCGTTGGTCtttttcttagttttaaaataagtcttttcagtcgacactattaattaaaagtcttttccttaaactctcgctctgttgaatcagactatgactttatattaacgtacgctctcactatttcgttaaatctaaaatcactttttgaaaacaatagaatctatagaaactctttttgagaaaatactaaccgtttaaacaccctcgtctcaaactctcgctctgttgacttagattatatgattaaacttaaatgcttaactctcgtcctcacatttaacttttaaaaataatttttaaaaatgattagaatttaattaaccttaaaaattgctctcaccctgatttaaagttaatgtccaatttacactgtctagttaaaagctcaaaccgtcgttctattgattttaacttctttatgtcttttactctcgtacaaaaactttggtattaactctgtaaattgagaccagaaaaggagtgactatatttttaaataaatttaaaccaactcagttttgattcctttactccgcttactttacataccgatatctaaattgattagtcggacatgctaaacatgcctaaacaataattatgcataaatacggccatatcaaacagacaatatatatataaacagcagcacaaagcatatgtaaattaaaacaata containing:
- the LOC127080210 gene encoding uncharacterized protein LOC127080210, coding for MKNKPLFEGIDESLPLEIIASALHMDEKEAKANLETKGNTKGFSLNFLLERAHTLLKAESWDACYSAIALAIYGVIMFSNMDGFVDMAAIFVFLTGNPVPTLLVDVYYYISHMYTKKKGLIACCAPLLYQWFLEHLPKTGAWVEQTDVSWPQRLGSLRSEDLSWYSKEYINMDIIFSCGDFPNLPLIGTQGYVNANPVLSLRQLGYLMEGPPEEKSLEAFLLLDFGVENPSLFQRIKEAWKNVNRKGKADLGRENGITKEPYFQWVKERVEMIKIPFVIRAPVPLPEPKLTHVPIEEVEELKTTMAKLERENEELQIKLQQTVNENNNMKWELERKEAQLQAHVEKFNKEEHKIKKIKVGLEQAGHCLDTLKG